The following coding sequences lie in one Amycolatopsis cihanbeyliensis genomic window:
- a CDS encoding anthranilate synthase family protein, whose translation MAADLLGRILAPQPPAFALLHRPEITGADTLDILVGTMSTPETLAEIPLPEACAPTGGARHETLTIVPYRQIAERGFASTDDGSPLIAITVTDQSTASATEVLDRLPDTPIRVKGGHFDVDDDAYAEIVRKIIADEIGRGEGANFVIKRSFVADISDYTPYHALTLFRRLLQRESGAYWTFLVHTGAHTFVGASPERHVSLHHGTAVMNPVSGTYRYPPSGPVLHEVLDFLADHKETAELYMVVDEELKMMARICEHGGRVEGPYLKEMAYLAHTEYFIDGHSTRDPREILHETMFAPTVTGSPLESACRVINRYEPQGRGYYSGIVALMGRDAHGGRTMDSSILIRTAHLDDRGRIKIGVGATLVRDSDPASEVAETHAKAAGLLAALGTDRPPSLSEHPGVLAALAERNTTISKFWRTREDARSTPEPELAGLRVLVIDAEDTFTSMLYHQLRSAGLVVTVRRFDEPYSFSGHDLVVLGPGPGDPRETVHPKIDHLRSAVRTLLAQRRPFLAVCLSHQVLCAELGFALVRREVPNQGVQRRIDLFGAPERVGFYNSFVVYSGEDKVTCDGVGTVEVSRDAEANEVHALRGPYFASLQFHAESLLTQDGMRIVGELMKDVLGYQDLEAAENSTPGREVSALEPTTGWELLRKVPAQR comes from the coding sequence ATGGCAGCGGATCTGCTCGGCCGGATACTGGCACCACAACCGCCCGCCTTCGCGCTGCTGCACCGGCCCGAGATCACCGGGGCGGACACGCTGGACATCCTGGTCGGTACGATGTCCACCCCGGAAACGCTGGCGGAGATTCCGCTGCCCGAGGCGTGCGCACCCACCGGCGGCGCACGCCACGAGACGTTGACGATCGTCCCCTATCGCCAGATCGCCGAACGAGGCTTCGCCAGCACCGACGACGGCTCACCGCTGATCGCGATCACCGTCACCGACCAGTCCACCGCGTCGGCAACCGAGGTGCTCGACCGGTTACCAGATACGCCCATCCGCGTGAAAGGTGGGCATTTCGATGTGGACGACGACGCCTACGCCGAGATAGTCCGCAAGATCATCGCCGACGAGATCGGCAGGGGCGAGGGCGCGAACTTCGTCATCAAACGCTCGTTCGTCGCCGATATCAGCGACTACACTCCATACCACGCGCTGACCCTGTTCCGCCGTCTCCTGCAACGGGAATCGGGCGCCTACTGGACCTTCCTCGTACACACCGGCGCGCACACCTTCGTCGGCGCCAGCCCGGAACGGCACGTCAGCCTGCACCACGGCACCGCGGTGATGAACCCGGTCAGCGGCACCTACCGCTACCCGCCGTCCGGCCCCGTCCTGCACGAGGTGCTGGACTTCCTCGCCGATCACAAGGAGACCGCCGAGCTCTACATGGTCGTCGACGAGGAACTCAAGATGATGGCCCGGATCTGCGAGCACGGCGGCAGGGTCGAAGGACCGTACCTCAAGGAAATGGCGTACCTCGCGCATACCGAGTACTTCATCGACGGTCACAGCACCCGCGATCCACGCGAGATACTCCACGAGACGATGTTCGCACCCACCGTCACCGGCAGCCCGCTCGAGAGCGCCTGCCGGGTCATCAACCGGTACGAACCTCAGGGTCGCGGCTACTACAGCGGAATCGTCGCGCTCATGGGCCGCGACGCCCATGGTGGTCGCACGATGGATTCGTCCATCCTCATCCGCACCGCGCACCTCGACGACCGGGGCCGGATCAAGATCGGGGTGGGCGCCACGCTGGTGCGCGACTCCGATCCGGCCTCCGAGGTCGCCGAGACACACGCCAAGGCAGCCGGACTGCTCGCCGCGCTAGGCACCGACCGGCCTCCTTCGCTCAGCGAGCACCCCGGCGTCCTGGCCGCGCTGGCGGAGCGCAACACGACGATCTCGAAGTTCTGGCGGACGCGGGAGGACGCCCGGTCAACGCCGGAGCCAGAACTGGCCGGCCTCCGGGTCCTGGTCATCGATGCCGAGGACACCTTCACGTCCATGCTCTACCACCAGCTCCGGTCCGCCGGTCTCGTGGTGACCGTCCGTCGCTTCGACGAACCGTACTCGTTCAGCGGACACGACCTCGTCGTACTGGGTCCAGGCCCCGGCGACCCGCGCGAGACAGTACACCCGAAGATCGATCATCTCAGGTCCGCGGTGCGTACCCTGCTCGCGCAGCGGCGGCCGTTCCTCGCGGTGTGTCTCAGCCACCAGGTGCTCTGCGCGGAGCTCGGTTTCGCCCTGGTTCGCAGGGAGGTTCCGAACCAGGGCGTACAGCGTCGGATCGACCTCTTCGGCGCACCGGAACGGGTGGGCTTCTACAACTCGTTCGTCGTCTACAGCGGCGAGGACAAGGTCACCTGCGATGGCGTCGGCACGGTGGAGGTGAGCCGGGACGCGGAGGCGAACGAGGTGCACGCGCTACGCGGGCCGTACTTCGCCTCCCTGCAGTTTCACGCCGAATCACTTCTCACCCAGGACGGCATGCGTATCGTCGGCGAGCTCATGAAGGACGTACTGGGATACCAGGACCTCGAAGCCGCTGAGAACAGCACACCGGGACGGGAGGTTTCCGCCCTCGAACCGACCACGGGCTGGGAGCTGTTGAGGAAGGTGCCTGCACAAAGGTGA
- a CDS encoding isochorismatase family protein, producing the protein MPEIPPIRPYPLPTRRELPANTAPWIVEPDRAMLLIHDMQRYFLHPFTEDQPPADELVRNTVLLRRRCRALGVPVGYTAQPGGMTAEQRGLLKDFWGPGMRVDPADRQIVAPLAPAPDDWMFTKWRYSAFFRTGLLERMRRHGRDQLVLCGVYAHVGILMTAVDAFTNDIETFLIADAVADFSPEYHRQAVEYAARRCAVVTVTGELLADLGTTTNRVRAVAR; encoded by the coding sequence ATGCCAGAGATCCCCCCGATCAGGCCCTACCCGCTGCCGACCAGGCGCGAACTGCCTGCCAATACCGCGCCGTGGATCGTCGAGCCCGACCGCGCGATGCTGCTGATTCACGATATGCAGCGTTACTTCCTGCATCCCTTCACCGAGGACCAGCCCCCCGCAGACGAGCTCGTGCGCAACACCGTGCTGCTGCGGCGGCGCTGCCGCGCGCTTGGCGTCCCGGTGGGCTACACCGCCCAGCCCGGCGGGATGACCGCGGAGCAGCGCGGGCTGTTGAAGGACTTCTGGGGACCGGGTATGCGGGTGGACCCGGCCGATCGCCAGATCGTCGCGCCACTGGCGCCTGCCCCGGACGACTGGATGTTCACCAAGTGGCGCTACAGCGCCTTCTTCCGCACCGGGCTGCTCGAGCGGATGCGCCGGCATGGTCGCGACCAGCTCGTCCTCTGCGGGGTGTACGCGCACGTCGGCATCCTGATGACCGCCGTCGATGCGTTCACCAACGATATCGAGACCTTCCTCATCGCGGACGCGGTCGCCGATTTCTCGCCCGAGTACCACCGGCAGGCTGTCGAGTACGCGGCACGCCGCTGTGCGGTGGTCACCGTCACCGGGGAGCTGCTCGCCGACCTCGGCACGACGACCAACCGAGTCCGTGCGGTCGCCAGGTGA
- a CDS encoding 2,3-dihydro-2,3-dihydroxybenzoate dehydrogenase: MDDKVALVTGAASGIGAAVVRALGEQGATVAAVDRDAEGLRQTVRKLTADGLRVEAFHLDVTASAEVEAGAGAVESRLGPVDFLVNAAGVLRLGKATELTEEDWAATFGVNTTGVFLMSRAVVNRMLPRSRGAVVTVTSNAEGTARMDMSAYCASKAAATMFTKCLGLETAKYGIRCNLVAPGSTDTPMLRSMWQDSTGPKTTVEGSLDAYRLGIPLAKLARASDVADAVVFLLSDQAAHITMHTLTVDGGATLGG; the protein is encoded by the coding sequence ATGGACGACAAGGTCGCGCTGGTGACCGGGGCGGCAAGCGGGATCGGCGCCGCGGTGGTTCGCGCCCTTGGCGAGCAAGGCGCGACGGTGGCCGCCGTCGACAGGGACGCCGAAGGGCTGCGCCAGACGGTGCGGAAGCTGACCGCTGACGGCTTGCGGGTTGAGGCTTTCCACCTCGACGTCACGGCGAGCGCGGAGGTCGAAGCGGGAGCCGGCGCGGTCGAGTCGCGGCTGGGGCCGGTGGACTTCCTTGTCAACGCAGCGGGAGTGCTCCGCCTCGGCAAGGCCACCGAGTTGACCGAGGAGGACTGGGCGGCCACCTTCGGCGTCAACACGACCGGCGTCTTCCTGATGTCCAGGGCCGTGGTGAACCGGATGCTGCCACGCTCGCGCGGAGCCGTCGTCACCGTGACCTCCAACGCCGAGGGCACCGCACGGATGGATATGTCCGCCTACTGCGCCTCCAAGGCGGCGGCGACGATGTTCACCAAATGCCTCGGCCTTGAGACCGCCAAGTATGGGATCCGCTGCAACCTGGTGGCGCCGGGCTCCACCGACACTCCCATGCTCAGGTCCATGTGGCAGGACAGCACCGGCCCCAAAACCACAGTCGAGGGCAGTCTCGATGCCTACCGCCTCGGCATCCCGCTGGCGAAGCTGGCCCGCGCTTCGGACGTCGCCGACGCCGTCGTCTTCCTGCTCTCCGACCAGGCGGCGCACATCACCATGCACACCCTCACGGTCGACGGTGGCGCCACCCTCGGCGGCTAG
- a CDS encoding 3-deoxy-7-phosphoheptulonate synthase, which yields MEGSVDDDLLGIRSRPALQQPGWDDDPRLPAVRGELANGPPLVRAEDVFRLSSLLARVATGQAHLVLSGDCAEDPAECTAGYVARKAGLLDTLAGVLKMTTHKPVVRAGRIAGQFTKPRSYCTEWVGNLELPVYRGHMVNSPEPDPELRTPDPRRILAGYRAAHQVMGHLGWRDTQPRIDLPTWTSHEALLLDYELPMLRRDGQGRVVLTSTHWPWIGERTRQVGFAHVALLAGIVNPVACKVGPGMTVGELLTLCESLDPLREEGRLTLIARMGATVVAELLPPLVAAVRAAGHPVIWLTDPMHANTIATPSGLKTRLVETIIKEIQQFQVAVRNSGGVAGGIHLETTPDDVTECVPNRSHLDRVTEKYTSFCDPRLNPEQAVSVVSAWCG from the coding sequence GTGGAGGGGTCCGTGGACGACGACCTGCTCGGCATCCGATCGAGACCGGCTTTGCAGCAACCTGGCTGGGACGATGATCCGCGGCTTCCGGCGGTGCGCGGAGAGCTGGCGAACGGACCGCCCCTTGTTCGTGCCGAAGACGTGTTCCGGCTGTCGTCCCTGCTGGCACGAGTAGCGACCGGGCAGGCCCACCTCGTGCTGTCCGGCGACTGTGCCGAAGATCCGGCGGAATGCACGGCCGGCTATGTCGCCAGGAAGGCGGGGCTGCTGGACACACTTGCCGGCGTGCTGAAGATGACCACGCACAAACCGGTGGTGCGGGCGGGGCGCATCGCGGGCCAGTTCACCAAGCCCCGCTCCTACTGCACCGAGTGGGTCGGGAACCTGGAACTGCCGGTCTACCGGGGTCATATGGTCAACAGCCCAGAGCCCGATCCCGAGCTCAGGACACCCGACCCCCGGCGCATCCTGGCCGGTTACCGGGCCGCGCATCAGGTCATGGGGCACCTTGGCTGGCGCGACACTCAGCCGAGGATCGACCTGCCCACCTGGACCAGCCACGAGGCGCTTCTGCTCGACTACGAACTCCCGATGCTCCGCCGGGATGGGCAAGGCCGGGTGGTACTCACCTCAACGCACTGGCCCTGGATCGGCGAGCGGACCCGCCAGGTGGGCTTCGCCCACGTCGCGCTCCTTGCCGGGATCGTCAACCCGGTGGCCTGCAAGGTCGGCCCCGGCATGACCGTCGGCGAGTTGCTCACCCTATGCGAGTCGCTCGATCCCCTGCGCGAGGAGGGCAGGCTCACCCTCATCGCCAGGATGGGCGCCACTGTCGTGGCCGAGCTGTTGCCCCCACTGGTGGCGGCCGTCCGTGCCGCGGGACACCCGGTCATCTGGCTCACCGATCCCATGCACGCGAACACCATAGCCACCCCATCCGGGCTCAAGACCCGGCTGGTGGAGACGATCATCAAGGAGATTCAGCAGTTCCAGGTCGCGGTACGGAACTCCGGTGGTGTCGCAGGGGGAATCCATCTGGAGACCACCCCGGACGACGTCACCGAATGCGTCCCGAACCGGTCCCACCTGGATCGGGTGACCGAGAAGTACACCAGTTTCTGCGATCCACGACTCAATCCGGAGCAGGCCGTTTCGGTGGTCTCCGCCTGGTGTGGATGA